One segment of Oncorhynchus keta strain PuntledgeMale-10-30-2019 unplaced genomic scaffold, Oket_V2 Un_contig_2383_pilon_pilon, whole genome shotgun sequence DNA contains the following:
- the LOC118378493 gene encoding cilia- and flagella-associated protein 251-like isoform X2, which produces MSSLNYSPPDKEEEVCWTDEEALMKEEEEAVTIQKQVEGEAVTVKEEEKDVSVKEEEDAFRVKEEDVTVKEEEEDKEEMTVTSKKEEEEEEETGYLGPDSQTHLKASNGSNDEFSRKMVLRNRSLINTRPEP; this is translated from the exons ATGAGTTCACTAAACTACTCTCCTCCTGAtaaagaagaggaggtctgctggacggatGAAGAAGCTCTcatgaaagaggaagaggaggctgttacaatacaaaaacaagtagagggtgaggctgttacggtgaaagaagaagagaaagacgtttcagtgaaagaagaggaagatgcgttcagagtgaaagaggaggatgttacagtaaaagaagaggaggaagataaaGAGGAGATGACTGTCACGTCgaaaaaggaggaggaagaagaggaggaaactggaTATCTGGGCCCGGATTCCCAAACGCATCTTAAGGCATCCAATGGTTCTAATGATGAATTTAGCCGTAAGATGGTTTTGAGAAACCGTTCCCTGATTAACACTA gacctgagccctag
- the LOC118378493 gene encoding zinc finger protein 501-like isoform X1 codes for MSSLNYSPPDKEEEVCWTDEEALMKEEEEAVTIQKQVEGEAVTVKEEEKDVSVKEEEDAFRVKEEDVTVKEEEEDKEEMTVTSKKEEEEEEETGYLGPDSQTHLKASNGSNDEFSRKMVLRNRSLINTRERRDHRGSTGEPQQPHEAEEADRNLSTSEHLRRKPTGKKSLHCSDCGKSYSISGSLKVHQRFHTEETSHCCSDCWKRFTSSAELKRHQRIHTGGKRNSCDQCGKSFNAPSSLKTHQRIHTGKKPYSCSDCGNTFSKLYTLQSHQRIHTGEKPHSCDQCGKSFTTSSHLTIHQRTHTGEKPYSCDQCGKTFSKLYTLQSHQRIHTGEKPHSCDKCGKSFTTSSNLTIHQRTHTGEKPHGCDQCGKSFTTSSILTIHQRTHTGEKPYSCNQCGKSFVTSSNLTIHQRTHTGEKPYSCNQCGKCFAHAGNLVAHLRIHTGEKPYSCDQCGKSFTSSSHLTTHQRTHRRETS; via the exons ATGAGTTCACTAAACTACTCTCCTCCTGAtaaagaagaggaggtctgctggacggatGAAGAAGCTCTcatgaaagaggaagaggaggctgttacaatacaaaaacaagtagagggtgaggctgttacggtgaaagaagaagagaaagacgtttcagtgaaagaagaggaagatgcgttcagagtgaaagaggaggatgttacagtaaaagaagaggaggaagataaaGAGGAGATGACTGTCACGTCgaaaaaggaggaggaagaagaggaggaaactggaTATCTGGGCCCGGATTCCCAAACGCATCTTAAGGCATCCAATGGTTCTAATGATGAATTTAGCCGTAAGATGGTTTTGAGAAACCGTTCCCTGATTAACACTA gagagagacgtgaCCATCGTGGATCcactggggagcctcaacaacctcatgaagctgaagAGGCAGACAGGAATCTCTCCACATCAGAACATCTCAGGCGGAAACCCACAGGGAAGAAATCTCTccactgctctgactgtgggaagagttacTCAATATCAGGTTCACTGAAAGTGCACCAGAGATTTCACACAGAAGAGACAtctcactgctgctctgactgttGGAAGAGATTCACCTCTTCAGCAGAGCTCAAAAGACATCAGAGAATCCACACAGGAGGGAAACGtaatagctgtgatcaatgtgggaagagttttaatGCTCCAAGCAGCCTGAAaacacaccagagaatacacacaggaaagaaaccttatagctgctctgactgtgggaacaCCTTTTCAAAACTATATACATTACaatcacaccagagaattcacactggagagaaaccccatagctgtgatcaatgtgggaagagttttacaaCATCTAGTCATCTGACTattcaccagagaacacacacaggagagaaaccttatagctgtgatcaatgtgggaagacaTTTTCCAAATTATATACATTACaatcacaccagagaattcacactggagagaaacctcaTAGCTGTGAtaaatgtgggaagagttttactacatCTAGCAATCTGACTattcaccagagaacacacacaggagagaaacctcatggctgtgatcaatgtgggaagagttttactacatCTAGCATTCTGACTattcaccagagaacacacacaggagagaaaccgtatagctgtaatcaatgtgggaagagttttgttacATCCAGCAATCTGACTattcaccagagaacacacacaggagagaaaccatatagctgtaatcaatgtggAAAGTGTTTTGCTCATGCAGGCAACCTGGTAGCACACCTGAgaatacacactggagagaaaccttatagctgtgatcaatgtgggaagagttttacttcATCTAGCCATCTGACtacacaccagagaacacacaggagagaaacctcataG
- the LOC127921864 gene encoding zinc finger protein 239-like, whose product MSSLSCSPPDKEEEVCWTDKEGLWLNVVVKEEKEEEAVTVTKVEDEDVAVKEEEDEFRVKEEEDVTIKEEEEGEDVTVKEGEEVDAVFGVKEEEGEITVTLGEEEQEEKTGDLINTRERPDSPSDSGKSPSGEPDPETPKPGRQHHCSLCGKSFTKLGNLKAHEIIHTGEKPYHCSQCGKSFTWIGNWKTHEKIHTEGRKTFHCSQCGKSFTKSGSLKMHERIHTGEKPYHCSYCEKSFRWLVTMKTHENTHTGAKPYQCSLCGKSFTQLGGLNRHDRTHTGGDKTYHCSHCGKRFNRLRHLNKHERIHTQEEKTYHCSQCGKTFSQLEDLKSHERIERLCSDLCF is encoded by the exons ATGAGTTCACTGAGCTGCTCTCCTCCTGAtaaagaagaggaggtctgctggacggatAAAGAGGGTCTGTGGCTGAATGTTGTTgtaaaagaggagaaggaagaggaggctgtCACAGTAACAAAAGTAGAGGATGAGGATGTtgcagtgaaagaagaggaagatgagttcagagtgaaagaggaggaagatgttACAAtaaaagaagaggaagagggggaggatgtTACTGTGAAAGAAGGGGAAGAGGTGGATGCAGTttttggagtgaaagaggaggagggtgagattACCGTTACAttgggggaggaggaacaggaagagaagacCGGAGATCTGATTAACACCA gagagagaccagactctCCCTCTGACAGCGGGAAGAGTCCTTCAGGGGAACCAGACCCAGAGACGCCCAAACCAGGGAGACAACACCACTGCTccctctgtggaaagagttttactaaGTTGGGCAACCTGAAAGCACATGAGattatacacacaggagagaagccttaccactgctcccaatgtggaaagagttttacctgGATAGGAAACTGGAAAACACACGAGAAAATACACACAGAAGGGAGGAAGACTTtccactgctcccaatgtggaaagagttttaccaaGTCAGGATCCCTGAAAATgcacgagagaatacacacaggtgagAAACCTTACCACTGTTCCTATTGTGAAAAGAGTTTTAGGTGGTTGGTGACCATGAAAACTCACGAGAATACCCACACAGGAGCAAAGCCATACCAATGCTCCCTGTGCGGAAAGAGTTTTACCCAGCTAGGAGGCCTGAATAGAcatgacaggacacacacaggaggggATAAGACCTACCACTGCTCCCACTGTGGAAAGAGATTTAACCGGTTAAGGCATCTGAATAAGCATGAAAGAATACATACACAGGAGGAGAAGACATaccactgctctcagtgtggaaagaCATTTTCCCAGTTAGAGGATCTGAAATCACACGAGAGAATAGAGAGGCTGTGTTCTGACTTGTGTTTTTGA
- the LOC127921863 gene encoding zinc finger protein 664-like, with translation MSSLSFSPSKEEVCWTEKEGLWLNIVVKEEKEEEDVTIQKQVAVDKDVSVKEEKGAFRVKEEEDVTVKEEEEEKEEDAVFGVKEEEGEMTVTSKKEEEEEEDTGYLGPVSQTHLKASNGSNGELSSKMLLRNRSSIYTREGCDYRGSSGEPQQQHDAEETEESLSTLEHLKHQQRPRGKKLHHCSDCGKRFPSSADLKRHLRIHTGEKPNSCDQCGKSFSVTSSLKAHQKTHTGEKPYSCDQCGKRFVTSSSLTIHQRIHTGEKPYSCDRCGKSFNVPSSLKTHQRTHTGDRPYSCSQCGKRFTSSSQLTIHERTHTGEKPYSCSQCEKRFTHSSNLMVHLRTHTGEKPYSCDQCGKSFVTSSCLTMHQRTHTGEKPFSCDQCGKSFTQANILIAHRRTHTGEKPHSCDQCGKSYSGKRSLIKHQKVHT, from the exons ATGAGTTCACTAAGCTTCTCTCCTTCTAAAGAagaggtctgctggacggagaaagaggGTCTGTGGCTGAACATTGTcgtgaaagaggagaaggaagaagaggatgtcacaatacaaaaacaagtagcGGTTGATAAagacgtttcagtgaaagaagagaaaggcgcgttcagagtgaaagaggaggaggatgttacagtaaaagaagaggaggaagagaaagaggaggatgcagtttttggagtgaaagaggaggagggggagatgactgtcacatcgaaaaaggaggaggaagaagaggaggacactGGATATCTGGGCCCGGTTTCTCAAACGCATCTTAAAGCGTCCAATGGTTCTAACGGTGAACTTAGCAGTAAGATGCTTCTGAGAAACCGTTCCTCGATTTACACTA gagaagGATGTgactatcgtggatcctctggggagcctcaacaacagcatgatgctgaagagacagaggagagtctCTCCACATTAGAACACCTCAAACACCAGCAGAGACCCAGAGGGAAGAAACTTCaccactgctctgactgtgggaagagattcCCCTCTTCAGCTGACCTTAAAAGACATCTGCgaatccacacaggagagaaacctaatagctgtgatcaatgtgggaagagttttagtgTTACAAGCAGCCTGAAAGCacaccagaaaacacacacaggagagaaaccttatagctgtgatcaatgtgggaagagatttGTTACATCTAGCAGTCTGACTatacaccagagaatacacactggtgagaaaccttatagctgtgatcgatgtgggaagagttttaatGTTCCAAGCAGCCTGAAAAcacatcagagaacacacacaggagatagACCTTACAGCTGTAGTCAATGTGGGAAGAGGTTTACTTCATCGAGCCAGCTGACTATTCacgagagaacacacacaggagagaaaccttatagctgtagTCAATGTGAGAAGAGGTTTACTCATTCAAGCAACCTGATGGTACATTTGAGAacgcacactggagagaaaccttatagctgtgatcaatgtggcaAGAGTTTTGTTACATCTAGCTGTCTGACTatgcaccagagaacacacacaggagagaaaccttttagctgtgatcaatgtgggaagagtttcactCAGGCAAATATCCTGATAGCACAccggagaacacacacaggagagaaacctcatagctgtgatcaatgtgggaagagttactCTGGTAAAAGATCTCTTATTAAACATCAGAAAGTACATACATGA